From the genome of Brassica oleracea var. oleracea cultivar TO1000 chromosome C4, BOL, whole genome shotgun sequence:
GAGTTTCTCAAACATTAAAATAAAGAAAAAATAGAAAAAGTAAACGAAAAGTAAAAGATGCAATGTTCAGCTCTCCCCAAAGGTATTCTCGTCTCTCCTCAAGAGCTTTTAATGTCATTTGTCATTTTTTCTTTGGTTACCATTTTTCTAATGTTAAACTTTTTTTTTAAAGAGACTCAGCATTGTTCTCACCAATGCTGATGGCCTAATGGAAGTTTTGAGATACTCGCAATTAAATACTAATATTAATATGTAGTTTTAGAAACTTATGTTGAGAAATCCCCATTGGATTACTGTAATCATTCTTTGAAGTATACAATAATTAGTGTATCCATCCTGGTCCATTGTTGACCCACCTCAATGGACAGTTTAGCGTATGGACGCCAGACTTTGATGATGGTGAAATAATCAAATCTTAGTATAGCAAACTACAAAGTCGTAGCATCTCATACCCAAGCTAAAAAATATAGTTGTGTATAAGTACACGCCTTAATAGAGTGTACATGATATCAATCATAATATTTGAATTTGGTTGAGATGATGAAAAATAATATACGCACAAAAAAGAAACTCATTTCCCATGCCAATATCAGCTTTTAAACAAGTAATATAGCAAGAGCATCTCCAACAAATAACTTCATTTTGAAAGTGAAGAGTTTTCAGAATTAGTGTTTCAGGGTGAGATGCTTCAACAAAGAATTTTAAATTTATCTTTAACCTTTTCTGTATATTACATTTTAATCCCCAATCTTCATAATAATTAATTATAAGCACTTAAAATTTATAAATAAATAATAAATAAACAATAAAAATGCAAATCATTATGTTTATAACTTATATATAGATATTTTGATTTCACCAAATTTTTTTAATAAATAAATATTTTAAAAATGTATATTAAAGAAAATAGTTGTGAATTGGTTAAATTACATATACATAATATTTTAGATAATTTAATTTAAATTTAACATATTTATATATTTTATATACAAACAATAACATATATGTAAAAATATATTTGAATATTTGGTCGAAATATATTATAAAGATTAAAGTGTTACAAAAATTAATATTAATATAATTAAATGTAACTTATATATTTAAATGGCTAAAATAGAAAAGTAAATAATGTTTTAAAGGACTGAATAGTAGAATCTCAAATTTCTAAGAATTTTAGAGTTTGTTAGACCACCCGCAACGGTATATTTTGAGGGTCCTTAACACATAATCCTAAACTAATTGGAATAAAATAATATTAACAAAGCTCAGTTTGGTAAGAAGCAGTCCAAAATTAAGAGGTTTTAAGGAGCAATTCCTTAGTGACGTGGCAAGCTCTTTTCTGATCATTATCGGAGCTAACGTCTTCCGATCACTTATAGAAACCACTTTAAAAACTCATTAAAAGATTAGAATTGCTATAGAAACTTGAAAAAAAAAATTTTAAAATGACTTATAGAAACCACTTTTAAAATTGATTAAAAGATTAGAATTGCTATAGAAAATTAATAATCATTGTATTTGGTGATGAAAATATATTTAAATTAATAATTATTGTATTTTATATATTTAATCATGTAATAAATAAATATTTAAATTTAACATGTTTTAATTTTTTTTTTCTTCTTAATGATATTTACTCATGCAAAAATAAATATCTTATTTATACATGTTTTTTTTTTCTTAATGAAAGTTATTCATGCAAAAATAAATATTTAAATTTGACATGTTTTTTTTTCTTAATGATAGTTAATCATGCAAAAATATATATTTTAATTTCACATGTTTTAAAATTTATTAATTTTTTATTCTTAAAGATTCCAAATTAGATAACACCATTGGACATACTAATTTGATTAGAGTTCTTAACTATTTTTTTAAAAAAAAATTAATATTCCTAAGGATTCCAATGGTGGTAACACCATTGGGCATTGGAGATGCTCTTAGATAACAAAAAAAAAACAGCAAAATTCGAGGGTTGGAGGGTTAAACTAGCTCTTTATGTTTTCTGATACCTTCAGAAACCCAACAAAAGTACAAAACCTACGAGTACATTATTTTATCGAGGGAGGAGCTCTCACATCACATGATAGGCAATAAATAACATTATCACACGTATATGCTTCTAAAATATTCACGTAAAATGTCTATAAATACACACTCAAATCGACCATACCTCCTCGCCACACTCATAATCACATTGGTCGGCCGCTTTCTTTCTGTCGCCTTCCACAAATATATAAAACACATCATAAAAATGATGCAGTATCAAGAACTCGCTCTTCAAAGAAGCTTCAGCTTCAACTCAAGCAAGATCAATCCGGCCAACTCTCCGGCTCATGGCCTACACGCCCGTTCACCTTCCTCTACCACTTTGATCCCAACCATCCCTCACCACGAACTCTTCCTCGTACCCTGCCGCAATTGCTCCTCCTCATCCTCCTCCCACCGACCAGTCTCCTCTTCCTCCTCTAACAAAACCGTGAAAGTCACCGTGAAGCTTCCATCCTTCTTACGTTCCCTCATGAACCTCATTAACCTCCCCACATGCAACGTCCTCTCGCTTCCTTCTCCTCCATCTTCTTCCTCCAGCGTCTCTAACCAGCTGATCTCGCTCGTCAGGGGTGGATCCTCTTCCCTCGGGAGAAGAGTCACCGGAACGTTGTACGGACACAGGAGAGGCCATGTCACGTTCTCTGTCCAGTACGGTCCGAGATCAGACCCGGTGCTGCTCTTGGACCTAGCCATGTCAACGGCAACTCTAGTCAAAGAGATGGCGTCAGGGCTCGTCAGGATCGCGTTGGAGTGCGAGAAACGTCACCGTTCCGGGACCAAGCTTTTCCAGGAGCCTAAGTGGACAATGTATTGCAACGGGAGGAAGTGCGGTGCGGCCGTGTCGCGTGGAGGCGCGTGTACCGAGTCGGATTGGCGCGTGTTGAACACGGTGTCTAGGGTTACGGTTGGAGCTGGAGTTATTCCGACGGCGAAGAGTATTGATGACGTGTCCGGTGATGGTGGTTTCGGTGGTGGAACGGAGCTTGGGGAGTTGTTGTATATGAGAGGTAGATTCGAACGAGTCGTGGGGAGTCGTGACTCGGAGGCTTTCTACATGATGAACCCTGACAAAAACGGAGGTCCAGAACTCAGTATTTTTCTTCTTAGAATATGAATATGTCTTTATTGACGTATTATTTTATATTTTGGATCAATTATTGCTGTGTCGTGAAATATATGTAAACGATAGTGAGAAGGCCTAGCTAGGAGGTACGTACGCTAGGTTTTTTCAAATTGTTTATTATGTGGTGTTTTGGTGGTTGTTTTGGCAACAAGTTTTGTATTTTTGTTACGTGTAATAATAAGTACGTGGTTGATTTAAGTGCAAGGCATGAAGATCCCCACATGGTCCGTCATGACTAATGCCAAGATTAAGACTTTGGTTGTCTTTTACGTAAAACACAGCGAGCAATTTAGGTTTAAATTATAATCTATTTGACGATACATGATGTTTTGACTCATTTCACAAAGATTAAGAAATCTATTTTTCTCGAGAAAGTAACTTTGCAAACATAATTTAAAAATCATTTAATCAATTAAAAAAATGACCGCAAAATCTAATTGGTTACACAGTTTTCCATAAAATTAAAAATAATATAAATATATCAAAATTTTATCTATTTTGAAACAACAAATATGTTCTAAAACATCAGCTATTATGTAACGGAGGGAGTATAAAAGGTGGGGTTGCTTCTGAGTTGTTACGTGTAACAGTCAATTCGTCACCAAACACATTTTATGTTTTGATTCAAGATATAGCACATGTTTTCAAAAAAAAATTGAACCACGGATATGACATATTAGACCATCAAATTAACGAGTTACACTTGCAGGCTGTATAAAAAACTATACATAAGTTTTCACTTTTTATGTGAATGAATAAATTTAAAACAAAATGTCAATTAAAAAGATAAATTTATAAACATACGAAAGCTTTAGTTTGCTAACATGAGTTCATGTATATGAACATTAAATCAGTTGATTTACATAAGAAATTACTAGAGATTGATCCGCGCATCCGTGTGAGTATTAGTTCTTACATTTTTATACATTGATATTTGCTTTTCATAATTAATGTTATATATTTTAAATGGTCGTAATATAACTAATTGTATTCAAAATATCTTGGACCGAATAGAATAATATGATTATTTTTGGTACAAATATCCAAACCAGTTTCATATACATTTGTTATTTAGATATTTTTAAGTTCCTATACATCAGAACCGAACTCATCTAGGCCTAAAAAAACTCAACTCAAAACCCACACATAAATTTATAATATTCGGGCCAAATTAAAAAAAAAAAACAATATTGATACCTGAAAAGAATAATCCGTACCTAAATGGATAGTCAATGTTCATGCCTAACTGATTTTATAAACTAATAAAAATGACTCTTTGTATGTGTTTGGCTAAATTAAGCGAAATATATAAAAAAAAATTATTTAGTAAAATAATTATATGGAGTGAAGAATTAAGTGACAATAAATGTAATAATTTTATTATTATTTTGATTTAAGTTATTAGTTTATTCACAAAAAATGTCTTTGAATTATATTTTTGGCTACGTAATTTTTCACCGATTAAAACTAAAATAAATTTTTTTTAGTAAAACAAACTAAACCGAAGGTTTAACCATATGCAAAATCCAGTTATTTTACATTTTTGATTTTATAATTGACACAAATTGTTGATTAATTAATACATAAAAATCTGCACTATATTACTATGGTAGTACAATTAATGATGTGATGTATTGTTAATGTAATATAATTAATGAAATTGTTAAACTGAATGAAATATTGAAAGACAATTAATGTAATTATATAATGAAATTACAAAAATGACACTATAATTCTCATTTACACTGCTATCCATGTTTCCAAACAATTCTCATTTACACTGCTATCCATGTTTCCAAACAGTACAAAAATGGACTTTGTTTTAATAATATAGATAACTATATATACAATTTTTGCAATATTTTCGGATTCCATATTGATTTTTTGTACATGGATGTCATATAGATATATATATATATATGAAATATAAAACATGGGCAATCTGTGAAATAACCAAAATAAAAACTAAAATTAGTTTTATAGAGAGATGGTAGAAAAAGATAGGAAGAAAAAAAGAAAAGAGATAATGTGATTTTGGTTACTTTGTGAATTTTGTTTTACTTTAGTTATTAGGTGCAATTTCTCTTAATAAAACAACCCGAAAATAGAGGAGTGGATTACGAAAAAGTCGGTGGGAAAGAGCTCAAACCCATAGGATTTGGCATTATTATTGGTCATCAAAATGTCTGAAAAGCGAAAACTCTTCAACGTCAGCAAAGCCAAAAAATAGCTTTTGGAAAGTTTCCTTCATTCAGTATTAGGACCACATCTTTTGTTTTTGGTACACATATTTGAACAAAACTTAGCTTAAATTTACTCCACCATTTAGCACCAATTAAAATGACACATAAATTATTAATTAAAAAATATTAAATTAAATAAAAAATAGCTAAAAAAGATAAAAATGCTAATTTTAACGACGTTAACGCAGCTAGCGAAACCCTAAACCCTGAATCTTAAATTCTAAACCTTATACCCTAAATTCTAAACCCAAATCCAAACCCCTAAACCCAAACTTTATACCCTAAACCCTAATCCTAGACCCTAAACCCAAATTATATACCTTAAACCTTAAAAATAGACTATAAACCTAAACCTTATATTCTAAACCCAAGTCTTAGACCCTAGACCCTAAACCCAAGCCGTAAACCTTAACCCAAACCCTATAGCATCTAAGTTTGGGGTTTGGGCTTAGGGTTTACCGTTTGGGTTTTTGGTCTAGGATTTGGGTTTAGGGTCTAGGTTTTGAGTTTAGGATTTACGGTTTGGGTTTATGATTTACCGTTTGGATTTATTGTTAAGGTTTTGGGTTTAGGGAATATAATTTGGGTTTAAGGTTTACGGTTTGGGTTTAGGGTCTAGGACTTGGGTTTAGGGTCTAGGACTTGGGTTTAGGGTATAGAGTTTAGGTTTATAGTCATGTTTTTGGGTTTAGGGTATATAATTTGGGTTTATGGGTTTGGATTTGGGTTTAGAATTTAGGGTATAGGGTTTAGAATTTAAGATTTAGGGTTTATGGTTTAGCTGGAAGCGTTAGCGTCGTTAAAATTAGCGTTTTTATTTTTTGTAGCTATTTCTTATTTAATTTAATATTTTTTAATTAATAATCTATGTGTCAATTTGATTAGTTCTAAAGGGTGAAGTGAATTTAAAGGTTCACCCCTCTGAGTTCTGTCCCACATATTTATAATTTTATATCATTTTATGGGGCTACATTTTGCCAAAATCCCTTTTACGAAAGTTTACAGACCAGTTTGATAATATTTGTGTTGGATCCACAAGTACGATCATCATTCCCATGTGTAGCATCTATATATGATTCAAATTGATCCGGTAATACTATAACAACACTCTTCTAACCGGTTGATAGCAAACCATACTTGACTATATACAAAAGAATACATCACTAGTACTTCTGGTTTGTTTTTTTGGGTCTCAACAGATGATCAACTCCTAGTAGATGTATTTCTTACTAGTTAATAGTTACAAGATGATTTGCTAAACAAATTAGTTTTTTCTGTTTCAAATTAGTAAAAAAACAAGTATTCTAAATATTAAGAACGTTAGCAATAATTAGTGGGCTACGTATTAATCATGCCACTACAAGAAAACAACATGGATACTGAAGGAAAAAATCGTCGGAATTTCGTCGGAATAACGTTATTCCGACGACATACCGACGAAACAAGTCCTCGTAAATAATTCCTCGGAATTTTTTCTTTCCTCGGAATTCCGTCGGAAATATCCGACGGAATTCCGAGGAAATTCCGAGGAGCACCAGTTTGTCGGAAATCTCCTCGGAATATACCGAAGGAGTACTTCGTCGGAATATACATCGATTGATGCGTTTTTAGACATATACCAATCGATCGATCCGTTTATAAAAACACGTTTGGAATATACCGAGGGACACCTTTCCTCTGAATATTCCGAGGAACATGTCCCTCGGTATATTCCGAGGAACATGTCCCTCGGTATATTCCGAGGAACATGTCCCTCGGTATATTCCGAGGAAAGNNNNNNNNNNNNNNNNNNNNNNNNNNNNNNNNNNNNNNNNNNNNNNNNNNNNNNNNNNNNNNNNNNNNNNNNNNNNNNNNNNNNNNNNNNNNNNNNNNNNNNNNNNNNNNNNNNNNNNNNNNNNNNNNNNNNNNNNNNNNNNNNNNNNNNNNNNNNNNNNNNNNNNNNNNNNNNNNNNNNNNNNNNNNNNNNNNNNNNNNNNNNNNNNNNNNNNNNNNNNNNNNNNNNNNNNNNNNNNNNNNNNNNNNNNNNNNNNNNNNNNNNNNNNNNNNNNNNNNNNNNNNNNNNNNNNNNNNNNNNNNNNNNNNNNNNNNNNNNNNNNNNNNNNNNNNNNNNNNNNNNNNNNNNNNNNNNNNNNNNNNNNNNNNNNNNNNNNNNNNNNNNNNNNNNNNNNNNNNNNNNNNNNNNNNNNNNNNNNNNNNNNNNNNNNNNNNNNNNNNNNNNNNNNNNNNNNNNNNNNNNNNNNNNNNNNNNNNNNNNNNNNNNNNNNNNNNNNNNNNNNNNNNNNNNNNNNNNNNNNNNNNNNNNNNNNNNNNNNNNNNNNNNNNNNNNNNNNNNNNNNNNNNNNNNNNNNNNNNNNNNNNNNNNNNNNNNNNNNNNNNNNNNNNNNNNNNNNNNNNNNNNNNNNNNNNNNNNNNNNNNNNNNNNNNNNNNNNNNNNNNNNNNNNNNNNNNNNNNNNNNNNNNNNNNNNNNNNNNNNNNNNNNNNNNNNNNNNNNNNNNNNNNNNNNNNNNNNNNNNNNNNNNNNNNNNNNNNNNNNNNNNNNNNNNNNNNNNNNNNNNNNNNNNNNNNNNNNNNNNNNNNNNNNNNNNNNNNNNNNNNNNNNNNNNNNNNNNNNNNNNNNNNNNNNNNNNNNNNNNNNNNNNNNNNNNNNNNNNNNNNNNNNNNNNNNNNNNNNNNNNNNNNNNNNNNNNNNNNNNNNNNNNNNNNNNNNNNNNNNNNNNNNNNNNNNNNNNNNNNNNNNNNNNNNNNNNNNNNNNNNNNNNNNNNNNNNNNNNNNNNNNNNNNNNNNNNNNNNNNNNNNNNNNNNNNNNNNNNNNNNNNNNNNNNNNNNNNNNNNNNNNNNNNNNNNNNNNNNNNNNNNNNNNNNNNNNNNNNNNNNNNNNNNNNNNNNNNNNNNNNNNNNNNNNNNNNNNNNNNNNNNNNNNNNNNNNNNNNNNNNNNNNNNNNNNNNNNNNNNNNNNNNNNNNNNNNNNNNNNNNNNNNNNNNNNNNNNNNNNNNNNNNNNNNNNNNNNNNNNNNNNNNNNNNNNNNNNNNNNNNNNNNNNNNNNNNNNNNNNNNNNNNNNNNNNNNNNNNNNNNNNNNNNNNNNNNNNNNNNNNNNNNNNNNNNNNNNNNNNNNNNNNNNNNNNNNNNNNNNNNNNNNNNNNNNNNNNNNNNNNNNNNNNNNNNNNNNNNNNNNNNNNNNNNNNNNNNNNNNNNNNNNNNNNNNNNNNNNNNNNNNNNNNNNNNNNNNNNNNNNNNNNNNNNNNNNNNNNNNNNNNNNNNNNNNNNNNNNNNNNNNNNNNNNNNNNNNNNNNNNNNNNNNNNNNNNNNNNNNNNNNNNNNNNNNNNNNNNNNNNNNNNNNNNNNNNNNNNNNNNNNNNNNNNNNNNNNNNNNNNNNNNNNNNNNNNNNNNNNNNNNNNNNNNNNNNNNNNNNNNNNNNNNNNNNNNNNNNNNNNNNNNNNNNNNNNNNNNNNNNNNNNNNNNNNNNNNNNNNNNNNNNNNNNNNNNNNNNNNNNNNNNNNNNNNNNNNNNNNNNNNNNNNNNNNNNNNNNNNNNNNNNNNNNNNNNNNNNNNNNNNNNNNNNNNNNNNNNNNNNNNNNNNNNNNNNNNNNNNNNNNNNNNNNNNNNNNNNNNNNNNNNNNNNNNNNNNNNNNNNNNNNNNNNNNNNNNNNNNNNNNNNNNNNNNNNNNNNNNNNNNNNNNNNNNNNNNNNNNNNNNNNNNNNNNNNNNNNNNNNNNNNNNNNNNNNNNNNNNNNNNNNNNNNNNNNNNNNNNNNNNNNNNNNNNNNNNNNNNNNNNNNNNNNNNNNNNNNNNNNNNNNNNNNNNNNNNNNNNNNNNNNNNNNNNNNNNNNNNNNNNNNNNNNNNNNNNNNNNNNNNNNNNNNNNNNNNNNNNNNNNNNNNNNNNNNNNNNNNNNNNNNNNNNNNNNNNNNNNNNNNNNNNNNNNNNNNNNNNNNNNNNNNNNNNNNNNNNNNNNNNNNNNNNNNNNNNNNNNNNNNNNNNNNNNNNNNNNNNNNNNNNNNNNNNNNNNNNNNNNNNNNNNNNNNNNNNNNNNNNNNNNNNNNNNNNNNNNNNNNNNNNNNNNNNNNNNNNNNCCCGGTAAAATGAAAATATTCCGAGGACATTCCAACGGATAGTAAAATATCCGTCGGAATTTCCTCGGAATATTCCGAGGAAATACCGAGGAACTAGTGTTTGGGGTTTCAAAACATCAATTTTTTTTTGCCGTATTTCATTTCCTATACAATTGTAATGTATAACATTGAGGATTCTTTGTATAGATTAGCATAAACCATGAAATAACAAANNNNNNNNNNNNNNNNNNNNNNNNNNNNNTAATTGAAAGTATTCCCTTTACCGTTCATTAAAAGGTATAAGTGTTTCTCTTATGTTGTGGGATTTCGTTTATACAATCGGAAAAGTGTTAATTATACGGTAAGGAACAAATTTTTGACTTCATAATGAACGTAAGACACTTAATAAGGGTTATATAGGTGTTATTAAACCGCAAAACGTTGTTTTCGGCTCAAAACCCCTATTTCCTCGGAATTTCCTCGGACTATTCAGAGGGAATTCCGAGGAAACCCTATTCTTCCTCGTAATTCCGTTGGAATATTCCGAGGAAATTCCGAGGAACTAGTGTTTGGCCTCGGAGTTCCCTCGGAATAATCCGAGGAAATTCTGAGGAAATAGGGTTTTTAAACCGAAAACAACGTTTTGCCGTTTGAATAACACCTATATAACCCTTATTAAGTGTNNNNNNNNNNNNNNNNNNNNNNNNNNNNNNNNNNNNNNNNNNNNNNNNNNNNNNNNNNNNNNNNNNNNNNNNNNNNNNNNNNNNNNNNNNNNNNNNNNNNNNNNNNNNNNNNNNNNNNNNNNNNNNNNNNNNNNNNNNNNNNNNNNNNNNNNNNNNNNNNNNNNNNNNNNNNNNNNNNNNNNNNNNNNNNNNNNNNNNNNNNNNNNNNNNNNNNNNNNNNNNNNNNNNNNNNNNNNNNNNNNNNNNNNNNNNNNNNNNNNNNNNNNNNNNNNNNNNNNNNNNNNNNNNNNNNNNNNNNNNNNNNNNNNNNNNNNNNNNNNNNNNNNNNNNNNNNNNNNNNNNNNNNNNNNNNNNNNNNNNNNNNNNNNNNNNNNNNNNNNNNNNNNNNNNNNNNNNNNNNNNNNNNNNNNNNNNNNNNNNNNNNNNNNNNNNNNNNNNNNNNNNNNNNNNNNNNNNNNNNNNNNNNNNNNNNNNNNNNNNNNNNNNNNNNNNNNNNNNNNNNNNNNNNNNNNNNNNNNNNNNNNNNNNNNNNNNNNNNNNNNNNNNNNNNNNNNNNNNNNNNNNNNNNNNNNNNNNNNNNNNNNNNNNNNNNNNNNNNNNNNNNNNNNNNNNNNNNNNNNNNNNNNNNNNNNNNNNNNNNNNNNNNNNNNNNNNNNNNNNNNNNNNNNNNNNNNNNNNNNNNNNNNNNNNNNNNNNNNNNNNNNNNNNNNNNNNNNNNNNNNNNNNNNNNNNNNNNNNNNNNNNNNNNNNNNNNNNNNNNNNNNNNNNNNNNNNNNNNNNNNNNNNNNNNNNNNNNNNNNNNNNNNNNNNNNNNNNNNNNNNNNNGGCTATAATATTTCCTCGGAATTCATCGGTTTTTTCCGAGGAAAATGTATTTCCTCGGAATATTCCGACGGATTGATATTTCCTCGGAATTCCGTCGGTATATTCCGAGAAAATTCCGAGGAAACCAAATTTTGTGTTTCCTCGGAATTTCCTCGGGATATTCCGAGAATTTCATTTTCCGTCGGAATGTCCGTCAGAATATCGCTGTTTTCTTGTAGTAGTGTGCATATAACCTATATATATGAAATATTAAAATGGATAATTAACTGGTTTACAAATACATATGGTCCAATACGTATACGCGTCATAGCTAGATTAGATAAAGCAGATCATGTAGAGACAGAAATGTAGAGGTTGCAGTAATGAGTTTCCCATAAAAAAGGAAGCAATGGTCCAAAAAGATTGTGAAGGAGATGCACGTGATAGGATGGTAGCTTTCTGAGTTAACTGCAAAAAGTTCAACATCATCCCGAAAATGCATGTGTTAACAAAACTATTTCAGTATGCATGTGCTAACTTTTTTATATTAATAGCAGCTCAATTTCCAAAAAAATACATTAATATATACAGTTCCAAAGTAATAAAGCTTCTCCACAGACCGATTCGAAAGATCATTTTTTTTTGGGGTGTAAATTCGAAAGATCTTTGCCATAATCGGGTCTGTCGTTCACTTTCTACTTAATTTAACAACTACGCATGCATATATAACTTGTGTGGACCGAAACAAAATAAATTAAAATGCTCAAACAAACGAGTAGACAATAGTAGTAATATCTATCCATCATTTACTCGTACTACTTAAATTTGGTAACTGACGGCAAAAATATCGTAAGGTATGTGGCTAGCTATAGCTAGTGCTATCCATCTTTAACTGATGTAATTAAACGATACATTATCCGTACATATAATACAATTTGTTTCATTATTGAATATAGCTTGCATAACCTGATTACAGATACAACACATCATGAACATGAACAGTGAACATGAACAGTGAACAGTGAACAGTGAACAGTGAACAGTGAACAGTGAACATATGCTTCACCTTAACGATTTTAAAATTGACGCTTTTTCTTCGGGCAGATCTAATCTGTGTCGTGTACACTTTGTCTTCGTATGAACCTCATCTCTCTCTATATTCTTTTTTTTTTTTTCTTTTTTTTTAATCCAGGGGTTCCCCACTTACGTGGATCATTCCCCTGGGTCCGGTTAGGCAGCGGTCCACTTCACTCGGGAGGGCTTTACCTGGGCTGAGGACAAGGTCCAACACCCAGTACCGCTTTTTGGTGACAAGAATAGGCAGTTCTCCCCGCCTGGCGTCGAATCCGAGAGCATAACCATTGGCCCCCAAAGTTCTTACTAAGCATGCTACCTCATCCCGTCATCTCTCTCTATATTCTTATGAGAAAGGATCTCTTTGCGACATTTCTATAAATATATATAATTTTTTCCAATAGAAAATAAATTGCATAGTGAAAAATTAAAGTAATTAGTATACAAAAGAATATTAAAACTAAAATTTATATATATATAACAATTTTTGAAAAGAAAATTACAGCAACGGTTTCTAATATTGTTTCATTTGATTGTTAAAGGAATTAAAACAAAAAAAAAATTATTGATTTAATCAAGGCGATGTAGTTTTACATCTGCCAAAATACTAATTTTTGATAAATATTAATTTGTTAAAAAAAAATTATACTCTCTGCGTTTCAAAAGGATACATGTTATAAAAAAAAATTTGTTTCACAAAGATGTATTTTTTATATTTTCTAAATTAGAAAAATAATGATGATACGATATCAAAGAATTTGATGATTTTTGTGACATGATATATTTTATATGAAAGTATAATTTATTAAAATAGACAAAAAAAATTTATTAAATAAATAAATATTATATAGACAAACATCGAAGTATAAAAATTTCACTTCGTGATAAAAAAATTTGACAGCATTTCGTGATAGTTAAACGATTATAAATAAAATATTTAAATATTCATATAAAATTACATGTCACATAAAGGAATTATGAATCCTATAACAGTTAGGAAAACTAAATTACTAAAAGAACAGTTTGCTATGTGCACACCATTGTTATTTGCCTATGTTATGTTCGTACTGTTTGGCCTAATTGGTAAATACGTTTTATGAAAACTGTTCTTTTTTTTTTTTCGTTTTGACGTCGATGAAGACAATTCCTACAAATATTTTTCTTTTCTATCTTATATCGTGAAGGATA
Proteins encoded in this window:
- the LOC106340500 gene encoding protein MIZU-KUSSEI 1-like gives rise to the protein MMQYQELALQRSFSFNSSKINPANSPAHGLHARSPSSTTLIPTIPHHELFLVPCRNCSSSSSSHRPVSSSSSNKTVKVTVKLPSFLRSLMNLINLPTCNVLSLPSPPSSSSSVSNQLISLVRGGSSSLGRRVTGTLYGHRRGHVTFSVQYGPRSDPVLLLDLAMSTATLVKEMASGLVRIALECEKRHRSGTKLFQEPKWTMYCNGRKCGAAVSRGGACTESDWRVLNTVSRVTVGAGVIPTAKSIDDVSGDGGFGGGTELGELLYMRGRFERVVGSRDSEAFYMMNPDKNGGPELSIFLLRI